A region from the Rhodamnia argentea isolate NSW1041297 chromosome 7, ASM2092103v1, whole genome shotgun sequence genome encodes:
- the LOC125315885 gene encoding transcription termination factor MTERF8, chloroplastic-like → MLTSPRPPAFFLHSQYSLPSASVPHSAAISSLKSSLLLNSGLPSRIGLRAPLLHVQCRCVNSSPNVEFESGAFHVLFQELGLNEKETESLVTRDPGLRRKSIRSLRARVASLKSVGISGLELCHLVAKCPSVLAADEIDPFILFVRDNLDGKVDPAQLKRLFMSTEPRFLVRFDEKVNLLIDGGIPREKIVHVLNNVNLTKALCFKPFEEIERLVHFLSRYGGVELIVRHPPILNFDMDGQLIPRVEFLLELSGGDEDATWAVLRKLPTFLKYRVEHVESHVEFLRSFAGLDDQEIFRIILVFPNIVSASRERKLRPRIRFLKECGLDSCEIFKFLTKAPLFLGLSFEGNIVYKLGFLVKIGHKYRTKEFAVAIGAVTRTSCENMQKVIELFLSYGFSCEDVLLMSKKHPQILQYNPDSLEEKVEYLVGEMGRDLEELLDFPAFLGYKLDSRIKHRYEVKKKIIGEGMSINKLLSVSSERFGKKKLKELVHEAQKL, encoded by the exons ATGTTGACGAGTCCTCGACCTCCTGCTTTCTTTCTCCACTCGCAGTACTCGCTACCTTCAGCTTCAGTCCCTCACTCCGCAGCAATCTCTTCCCTCAAGTCGTCCCTTTTGCTGAATTCGGGTCTGCCGTCCAGAATCGGATTGAGAGCGCCATTACTTCATGTGCAATGCCGCTGCGTCAACTCATCACCTAATGTCGAGTTCGAATCGG GGGCGTTCCATGTGTTATTTCAAGAACTCGGGCTCAATGAAAAAGAGACCGAATCTCTCGTGACCAGGGACCCGGGTTTGAGGCGGAAATCTATCCGATCGTTGCGGGCTCGTGTCGCCTCTTTGAAATCTGTGGGAATCAGTGGCCTTGAGCTATGCCATTTGGTTGCGAAATGCCCTTCGGTGTTGGCAGCAGATGAAATTGATCCCTTTATACTCTTCGTGCGCGACAATTTAGATGGAAAGGTTGACCCAGCGCAGCTCAAGCGTCTCTTTATGTCAACAGAGCCGCGATTCCTAGTCAGATTCGATGAAAAGGTTAATTTGCTGATTGACGGTGGGATTCCTAGAGAAAAGATCGTTCACGTTCTCAACAATGTGAATTTGACGAAGGCTTTGTGTTTTAAGCcgtttgaagaaattgaaaggcTCGTTCATTTCTTGAGCCGCTATGGTGGGGTTGAGTTGATTGTGAGGCATCCCCCCATTCTTAACTTTGATATGGATGGCCAGTTGATTCCGAGAGTGGAGTTTCTCCTAGAACTTAGCGGAGGAGATGAGGACGCCACCTGGGCAGTGTTGCGCAAACTGCCTACCTTTTTGAAATACCGTGTGGAACACGTGGAAAGCCATGTAGAGTTTTTGAGGTCATTTGCGGGATTAGATGATCAAGAAATATTCAGGATCATTCTCGTGTTTCCTAACATTGTTAGCGCAAGCAGGGAGAGGAAATTGCGTCCCAGAATTCGTTTTCTCAAAGAATGTGGACTGGACTCTTGTGAGATTTTCAAGTTCTTGACAAAAGCCCCTTTGTTTTTGGGTCTATCTTTTGAGGGGAACATTGTTTATAAGCTTggttttttggtgaaaattggtCACAAGTACAGAACCAAGGAATTCGCAGTTGCAATAGGCGCTGTGACTAGGACAAGTTGTGAGAATATGCAGAAGGTGATTGAGCTCTTCTTGAGTTACGGGTTTTCCTGTGAAGACGTGCTTCTCATGAGTAAGAAGCATCCTCAGATACTTCAATATAATCCTGATTCTCTGGAGGAGAAAGTGGAATATTTGGTAGGGGAGATGGGACGCGACCTTGAGGAGCTATTGGATTTCCCTGCATTCCTGGGTTATAAACTGGATAGTAGAATTAAGCATAGATatgaggtgaagaagaagattatAGGTGAAGGAATGTCGATCAACAAGCTGCTGAGTGTTTCGTCTGAGAGATTTGGAAAGAAGAAGCTCAAAGAGCTGGTGCACGAAGCCCAAAAATTATAG
- the LOC115731842 gene encoding rust resistance kinase Lr10-like — MPVVAIFLIYTYRRRHLAMDKNIEEFLQAHNNFLPIRYSYWNIKKITRNFKHKLGEGGYGSVYKGKLRSGNEVAIKILKQSKAHGQDFISEVATIGRIHHVNVVQLIGFCFEGSNQALVYDFMSNGSLDKHIFAEEGDLHYMKLYEIALGVAGGIEYLHRGCDMQILHFDIKPHNILLDKNFTPKVSDFGLAKLYPIDHSIVSLTAARGTLGYMAPELFYKNIGGVSYKADVYSFGMLLMEMAGRRKNINANAEHSSQIYFPSWVYDQVGEGKSFEMEEVIEDERKVIKKMIIVALWCIQLNPDHRPPMSKVLEMLEGDIGKLQMPPKPLFYPPDVPNNSDKSEMELETFTASSSVPIISTSFPFGDTGDV, encoded by the coding sequence ATGCCAGTTGTCGCGATATTTCTAATCTACACATACAGAAGAAGGCACTTAGCAATGGACAAGAACATCGAAGAATTTTTGCAAGCTCACAACAATTTTTTGCCCATAAGGTACTCTTACTGGAATATTAAGAAGATCACCAGAAATTTTAAGCACAAACTAGGTGAAGGGGGATATGGCTCTGTATACAAAGGAAAGCTCAGAAGCGGCAACGAAGTGGCCATCAAGATTTTGAAGCAGTCCAAGGCCCATGGCCAAGATTTTATCAGTGAAGTGGCTACTATTGGAAGAATTCACCATGTTAATGTCGTGCAACTCATCGGATTTTGCTTTGAAGGATCGAATCAAGCTCTCGTGTATGATTTCATGTCAAATGGATCTTTGGATAAGCACATTTTTGCTGAGGAAGGTGATCTTCATTACATGAAACTATATGAGATCGCTCTTGGGGTGGCCGGGGGAATTGAATACTTACATCGGGGTTGTGACATGCAAATACTACACTTTGATATcaagcctcacaacattctttTAGACAAGAATTTCACTCCGAAAGTTTCTGACTTTGGACTTGCGAAACTCTATCCCATTGATCATAGTATAGTCTCATTGACTGCCGCAAGAGGGACATTGGGATATATGGCACCCGAGTTGTTCTATAAGAACATTGGTGGTGTATCTTACAAAGCGGACGTCTACAGCTTCGGGATGTTGCTCATGGAAATGGCAGGGAGAAGGAAGAATATAAATGCAAATGCAGAACACTCcagccaaatttattttccatcatGGGTGTACGACCAAGTCGGTGAAGGAAAAAGTTTCGAAATGGAAGAAGTTATAGAAGACGAAAGGAAGGTGATAAAAAAGATGATAATAGTTGCACTTTGGTGTATACAATTGAATCCCGACCACCGGCCTCCAATGAGCAAAGTCTTGGAAATGCTTGAAGGAGATATTGGTAAACTTCAAATGCCTCCAAAGCCGCTTTTTTACCCACCGGATGTGCCAAATAACAGTGACAAATCTGAGATGGAACTAGAGACATTCACGGCTTCATCAAGTGTTCCAATAATTTCCACTAGTTTTCCTTTTGGTGATACTGGTGATGTTTAG